A genomic window from Cloacibacillus evryensis DSM 19522 includes:
- a CDS encoding radical SAM protein: MNVVVRHVKVRSLLSPTKLGADFVINPYVGCPHGCVYCYAACITRARSGRTEPWGTFLDVKHPTAPVDPARIFHKEILLSSMTDAYNPYEERSQATRDILRSLLPAQPGITILTKSALVTRDIDLFKEFPRVKVIFSFSSLDDGFRRKMEPHAAAPLKKLAALRELREAGVDTAVMAAPIFPAITDCAAIIEAAAPYVSEMNFDSLNFRSQNRERLLAMTAALRPELAGLYDEIYRRGRKDYWHRLRGEIKERCGRWGIRAAVFF, from the coding sequence ATGAATGTCGTCGTAAGGCATGTAAAGGTAAGAAGTCTCCTCTCGCCGACAAAACTTGGCGCGGATTTTGTGATAAATCCCTACGTCGGCTGTCCGCACGGCTGCGTTTACTGTTATGCCGCCTGCATCACGCGGGCGAGGAGCGGCCGTACCGAACCGTGGGGGACCTTTCTTGACGTGAAACACCCGACGGCTCCGGTCGATCCCGCCAGGATATTCCACAAAGAGATACTTCTAAGCTCGATGACCGACGCCTACAACCCCTATGAGGAACGCTCGCAAGCGACGCGCGACATCCTCCGTTCGCTGCTGCCGGCACAGCCCGGGATCACGATCCTCACAAAGTCGGCGCTTGTAACGCGCGACATCGACCTCTTCAAAGAGTTTCCCCGCGTGAAGGTGATCTTCTCCTTCAGCTCGCTGGACGACGGCTTTCGCCGAAAAATGGAGCCTCACGCCGCCGCCCCGCTGAAAAAGCTCGCGGCGCTGCGCGAACTGCGCGAGGCCGGCGTCGACACAGCGGTGATGGCGGCGCCGATATTTCCCGCGATCACCGACTGCGCCGCGATAATAGAGGCGGCAGCCCCCTACGTGTCGGAGATGAATTTCGACTCGCTGAACTTCCGCAGCCAGAACAGGGAACGCCTCCTCGCCATGACCGCCGCGCTGCGTCCGGAGCTGGCGGGACTCTACGACGAGATCTACCGCCGGGGGCGAAAGGATTACTGGCACAGGCTGCGCGGGGAGATAAAAGAACGATGCGGGCGGTGGGGGATCAGGGCGGCGGTATTTTTTTAA
- a CDS encoding LysR family transcriptional regulator produces MREEDFRLLTELYRTPNMTKAAERLFITQPTLTRRIQQIEKEFRTTILLRSNKGVVFTPQGEYLAAQGEKLLNFMGEMREKAGAIERGSSGRIKIAVANSYGEYTLPALLQQFKALHANVAFDVITTLSGNVLKLVRSNEAEAGIIRGDFSFHGSKKLLKKDQCYIFSKSPIDLMDLPLLPMISHPMSAPSSSIVNRWWNEHFSVAPNESYRVGSLSICREMVMRGLGYGISMVEDLDPAGEFYHIPMYDKSGKPAERNTWLIKSDAGGEGALLDSFIDFLLYKHNAGEWPRGER; encoded by the coding sequence TTGAGAGAAGAAGACTTCAGACTTTTGACGGAGCTGTATCGTACGCCAAACATGACGAAAGCCGCGGAAAGGCTCTTTATTACCCAGCCGACGCTGACCCGGCGCATCCAGCAGATCGAGAAAGAGTTCCGGACGACGATACTCCTGCGCAGCAACAAGGGCGTAGTATTCACCCCGCAGGGCGAATACCTTGCGGCGCAGGGGGAGAAGCTGCTCAATTTTATGGGCGAGATGAGGGAAAAGGCCGGCGCGATAGAGCGAGGAAGCTCCGGGCGCATAAAGATCGCCGTCGCGAATTCATACGGCGAATACACGCTGCCGGCCCTGCTGCAGCAGTTCAAGGCGCTTCACGCGAACGTGGCCTTCGACGTTATCACGACGCTGAGCGGCAACGTCCTGAAACTCGTAAGATCGAACGAGGCGGAGGCGGGAATCATAAGAGGCGATTTCAGCTTTCACGGATCCAAAAAACTCCTGAAAAAAGATCAGTGCTATATCTTTTCCAAAAGCCCGATCGATCTTATGGACCTGCCGCTGCTGCCGATGATCTCGCACCCGATGAGCGCCCCCAGCAGTTCCATCGTAAACAGATGGTGGAACGAACATTTCAGCGTCGCCCCCAACGAAAGCTACCGGGTCGGAAGCCTGTCCATCTGCCGCGAGATGGTGATGCGCGGCCTGGGATACGGGATATCGATGGTGGAAGACCTCGACCCCGCGGGAGAGTTTTATCACATCCCCATGTACGATAAAAGCGGGAAACCGGCGGAGAGGAACACCTGGCTGATAAAAAGCGACGCCGGCGGAGAGGGCGCGCTCCTTGACTCCTTTATAGATTTTCTGCTCTATAAACATAACGCCGGAGAATGGCCGCGCGGAGAAAGATGA
- a CDS encoding metal-dependent hydrolase family protein, whose protein sequence is MTYKLFKNANLIDGNGGEVKENVSLLVEDDRIKEIGGSINAPYADEVFDCKGNTVMPGLIDAHMHLGLVEIEVINLSRRNAPGLMAARMFKNLREALDQGYTYARDTGGADAGFREAVERGYAAGPRLKVCGAAIAQTGGHGDDRVASETRPYSEPYMGFRSVLADGVPEMLRTARENIRRGADFIKVMCGGGCASPTQGPETSQYTLEELKAAVDVAESVGSYVASHSYSNRSILLSADAGIRTIEHANLMTRETAAVVAQRGAFIIPTQITYEIVIEKSRDIISKFIYDKFVSVCERGYEAIRNAMEAGIPIGGGTDLTGENTKYASGAIAYQAKAMGPMGAIVAFTKTNAKVLKVEEETGTLEVGKLADILVVNGSPLDNIDLFKDHRKNLLLIMQGGGVHKNILV, encoded by the coding sequence ATGACATACAAGCTTTTCAAAAACGCAAATCTTATTGACGGGAACGGCGGCGAAGTGAAGGAAAACGTTTCGCTCCTCGTGGAAGACGACCGTATCAAAGAGATAGGCGGGAGCATCAACGCGCCTTACGCGGACGAAGTCTTCGACTGCAAGGGCAATACCGTCATGCCCGGCCTGATCGACGCGCATATGCATCTCGGCCTCGTCGAGATAGAGGTGATCAACCTCTCCCGCAGAAACGCACCCGGCCTGATGGCGGCAAGAATGTTCAAGAATCTCCGCGAGGCGCTTGATCAGGGTTATACGTACGCGCGCGACACGGGAGGCGCCGACGCCGGTTTCAGAGAAGCGGTGGAACGCGGATACGCCGCCGGGCCGCGGCTGAAGGTATGCGGCGCGGCGATCGCCCAGACCGGAGGCCACGGCGATGACCGCGTCGCTTCGGAGACCCGTCCCTATTCGGAGCCCTATATGGGATTCCGCTCCGTTCTTGCCGACGGCGTGCCGGAGATGCTGCGGACGGCCCGCGAGAATATCAGGCGCGGCGCCGATTTCATCAAAGTGATGTGCGGCGGCGGCTGCGCAAGCCCCACGCAGGGGCCGGAAACTTCGCAATACACCCTTGAAGAGCTGAAGGCCGCCGTGGACGTGGCCGAGTCGGTGGGAAGCTACGTCGCCTCCCACAGCTATTCAAACAGGAGCATCCTGCTCAGCGCGGACGCGGGAATCCGCACGATCGAGCACGCGAACCTGATGACCCGGGAGACGGCCGCCGTCGTCGCGCAAAGGGGAGCTTTCATCATACCGACGCAGATAACCTATGAGATCGTTATCGAAAAAAGCCGCGATATCATCTCAAAGTTTATATACGACAAGTTTGTCTCCGTCTGCGAACGCGGATATGAGGCGATACGGAACGCCATGGAGGCCGGGATACCAATAGGAGGTGGAACAGATCTTACCGGCGAAAACACAAAGTACGCTTCGGGAGCCATCGCGTACCAGGCCAAGGCGATGGGCCCGATGGGGGCGATCGTCGCTTTCACAAAGACCAACGCGAAGGTCCTGAAGGTGGAAGAAGAAACGGGGACCCTTGAGGTGGGCAAACTCGCGGACATCCTCGTGGTCAACGGCAGCCCGCTTGATAATATCGACCTTTTTAAGGACCACAGGAAAAACCTGCTGCTGATCATGCAGGGCGGCGGCGTCCACAAGAACATCCTCGTTTAA
- a CDS encoding aconitate hydratase, protein MGENITRKIIGSHLLGGVMRAGEEIAIRIDQTLTHDVTGTQAYLAFETLGIERVRTEKSVSYIDHNLLYADNKNPDDHLYLQTIAKKYGIFLSKAGNGICHTVHFERFGVPGKTLLGSDSHTPTGGAIGMLAIGAGGLDVAMAMAGEPIYIKMPAVVRVELKGKLRPGVSAKDVILEMLRRYTVKGGLGRVFEYGGEGLSCLNIRDRSTIANMGAEMGATTSVFPGDEAVREFFAAQGRADQWKELLPDPDAGYDERAEIDLSELEPLVAMPDMPDKVAKVSELGRVKVGQVFIGSCTNASYTDFVKAARILDGRIAHEDVSFVVAPGSRQIFCELLRDGVIGRLVESGARVLECGCGPCVGIGQAPATHGVSLRTSNRNFRGRGGTLDASLYLASPEVAAATALTGYITAPSEVCDCSVLESIREPETFAVDDRLILTPPAEGGAVEIIRGPNIKPMPVNTPMPEEYSLRVSAVRGDNVTTDDIIPANAQFSALRSNIPAISEITFGRVDPGFAARCREYGPSIIVGGENYGQGSSREHAAIAPMYLGVKIVLAKSMARIHKNNLINHGVLPLVFKDPRDLSKFSEGDEITVAAPAEQLRRRSVTLLNKTTGEKAEARAELTDREAEILIAGGQLRMARSRRLAGPEK, encoded by the coding sequence ATGGGCGAGAATATTACCCGGAAAATAATCGGAAGCCATCTGCTGGGCGGAGTTATGAGGGCGGGGGAGGAGATAGCGATCAGGATCGACCAGACGCTGACGCACGACGTCACGGGGACGCAGGCCTATCTTGCCTTCGAGACCCTCGGGATAGAGAGGGTGAGGACGGAGAAATCCGTCAGCTACATAGACCACAATCTGCTCTACGCCGACAATAAAAATCCCGACGATCACCTCTATTTACAGACGATCGCCAAGAAATACGGCATTTTTCTCTCAAAGGCGGGAAACGGCATCTGCCACACCGTCCACTTTGAGAGGTTCGGCGTTCCGGGAAAGACACTGCTGGGTTCGGACAGCCACACGCCGACCGGCGGCGCGATAGGGATGCTCGCGATCGGCGCGGGCGGCCTCGACGTCGCCATGGCGATGGCCGGCGAGCCGATATATATAAAGATGCCCGCCGTCGTCCGCGTCGAGCTCAAGGGGAAGCTGCGCCCCGGCGTCTCCGCGAAGGACGTGATCCTTGAGATGCTGCGCCGGTACACCGTAAAGGGCGGCCTCGGCAGGGTCTTTGAGTATGGCGGCGAGGGGCTTTCGTGCCTCAATATAAGAGACCGCTCGACGATCGCGAACATGGGCGCCGAGATGGGGGCGACTACCTCGGTATTTCCCGGCGACGAAGCCGTGCGCGAATTTTTCGCGGCGCAGGGGAGGGCGGATCAATGGAAGGAGCTGCTTCCCGACCCGGACGCCGGATACGACGAAAGAGCGGAGATAGACCTCTCGGAGCTGGAGCCGCTCGTCGCGATGCCCGACATGCCCGACAAGGTGGCGAAGGTCTCGGAGCTTGGCCGCGTGAAGGTCGGACAGGTCTTTATCGGCAGTTGTACGAACGCATCTTATACCGACTTTGTCAAAGCGGCGAGGATACTTGACGGGAGGATCGCCCACGAGGACGTCAGCTTCGTCGTCGCGCCTGGAAGCCGGCAGATATTCTGCGAGCTGCTGCGCGACGGCGTCATCGGCAGGCTGGTGGAGAGCGGCGCGCGCGTGCTTGAATGCGGCTGCGGCCCATGCGTCGGCATCGGGCAGGCCCCCGCGACGCACGGAGTCTCGCTGCGCACCTCGAACCGCAACTTCAGGGGGCGCGGCGGCACGCTCGACGCCTCGTTGTATCTGGCGAGCCCGGAGGTCGCTGCGGCCACGGCCCTCACCGGATATATCACCGCGCCCTCCGAGGTGTGCGACTGCTCCGTGCTGGAAAGCATAAGGGAACCGGAGACGTTCGCCGTCGACGACCGCCTCATCCTGACGCCGCCCGCGGAGGGCGGCGCGGTCGAGATAATACGCGGTCCCAACATCAAACCGATGCCGGTAAATACCCCGATGCCGGAGGAATATTCGCTTAGGGTCTCCGCCGTGCGGGGGGACAACGTCACCACGGACGACATAATACCGGCCAACGCCCAATTCTCTGCGCTGCGCTCGAACATTCCCGCGATCAGCGAAATAACCTTCGGGCGTGTCGACCCCGGTTTCGCCGCCCGCTGCCGCGAATATGGCCCGAGCATCATCGTCGGCGGAGAGAACTACGGGCAGGGCTCGAGCCGCGAGCACGCGGCGATCGCGCCGATGTACCTGGGCGTCAAGATCGTACTCGCCAAGAGCATGGCGCGGATACATAAAAACAACCTCATAAATCACGGCGTGCTACCGCTCGTTTTTAAAGACCCGCGCGACCTTTCCAAATTCTCCGAGGGGGACGAGATCACAGTCGCCGCCCCCGCGGAGCAGCTTCGGCGGCGCAGCGTCACGCTGCTTAACAAAACGACGGGGGAGAAGGCCGAGGCGCGCGCCGAGCTTACCGACCGCGAGGCGGAGATCCTCATCGCCGGCGGGCAGCTGCGCATGGCCCGGAGCCGCCGCCTGGCCGGACCGGAAAAATGA